From Rhodococcus sp. B7740, one genomic window encodes:
- a CDS encoding Lrp/AsnC family transcriptional regulator — translation MEPTLDKLDRAILTALQDNSRIGVLELSRNLGVARATVTARLQRLEDSGVITGYRPRIGLAAAGYGVQAFVTLEIAQGALGDVVAVLEQIPGVLEAFATTGAGDVLCRVAAASHDDLQRTLIVLNQSRTIARSTSVVVLSELVEFRTMPLLNTAETDRTPKAPAYRPSRE, via the coding sequence ATGGAACCGACGCTCGACAAGCTGGACCGCGCAATACTCACTGCGCTGCAGGACAATTCGAGAATCGGCGTGCTCGAGCTGTCACGGAACCTCGGGGTGGCACGGGCGACGGTGACAGCGAGGCTTCAACGGCTGGAGGACAGCGGTGTCATCACCGGATACCGACCGCGAATCGGCTTGGCTGCAGCAGGTTACGGGGTCCAGGCGTTCGTCACTTTGGAGATCGCGCAAGGTGCGCTCGGTGACGTCGTCGCTGTGCTCGAGCAGATCCCCGGCGTCCTGGAAGCCTTTGCCACCACGGGTGCCGGTGATGTGTTGTGCCGAGTCGCGGCTGCCTCGCACGACGATCTGCAACGAACTCTGATCGTACTCAACCAGTCTCGTACGATCGCCCGGTCGACGAGTGTGGTGGTGCTTTCGGAACTGGTCGAGTTCCGAACGATGCCGCTGCTGAACACCGCGGAGACCGATCGAACGCCGAAAGCCCCTGCCTACCGACCCTCGCGTGAATAG
- the fahA gene encoding fumarylacetoacetase, with the protein MTHIDIPADSEFGIDNLPYGIFSTPGTDARVGVRYGDTVIDLSVAVDDRDFASPSLNAFMSRGRTRWVEVRTSVTDMLINGTTPTDAIVSVSDVTMHLPFEVADYVDFYASEHHASNLGRLFRPDAEPLLPNWKHLPVAYHGRAGTVFVSGTDVRRPCGQRKAPDEASPTFGPSRRLDIEAEMGFVVGVPSDGPIPPDRFSKHVFGAVVVNDWSARDIQAWEYVPLGPNLGKSFATSISPWVVPLLALEHARTSTPVQDPEPLEYLRESRSWALDIDLTVSWNGHAVSHPPYSAMYWSPAQMLAHETVNGATSRTGDLFASGTISGPEKDQRGAFIELTWGGKEPVSLGAETRTFLEDGDEVVIAASAPGPNGSRIGFGDVRGRITPA; encoded by the coding sequence ATGACGCACATCGACATCCCCGCCGATTCCGAGTTCGGAATCGACAACCTCCCCTATGGCATCTTCAGCACTCCCGGTACCGACGCACGTGTGGGAGTTCGCTACGGCGACACCGTGATCGATCTATCCGTCGCTGTGGACGATCGTGATTTCGCCTCGCCCAGCCTCAATGCGTTCATGTCCCGTGGACGCACCCGCTGGGTGGAGGTGCGCACGTCCGTCACCGACATGCTCATCAATGGCACCACCCCCACGGACGCAATCGTGTCCGTTTCCGATGTCACGATGCACCTGCCGTTCGAGGTGGCCGACTACGTGGACTTCTACGCCTCCGAGCACCACGCGTCCAACCTCGGTAGACTCTTTCGCCCCGATGCCGAACCGCTGCTACCGAATTGGAAGCACCTGCCCGTTGCTTATCACGGCCGGGCCGGCACGGTGTTCGTCTCCGGTACCGACGTCAGGAGGCCGTGCGGTCAGCGCAAGGCACCCGACGAGGCGTCGCCCACGTTCGGTCCGAGTCGGCGACTGGATATCGAGGCCGAGATGGGGTTCGTCGTCGGTGTTCCGTCCGACGGGCCCATACCGCCGGATCGGTTCTCCAAGCACGTGTTCGGTGCCGTCGTCGTCAACGACTGGTCGGCTCGCGACATCCAGGCCTGGGAGTACGTGCCGCTGGGGCCGAATCTCGGCAAGAGTTTCGCGACGTCCATCTCACCGTGGGTGGTTCCCCTGCTCGCGCTCGAACACGCGCGAACATCGACGCCGGTTCAGGATCCGGAGCCGCTCGAGTACCTCCGCGAATCTCGTTCGTGGGCTTTGGACATCGATCTGACGGTCTCGTGGAACGGCCATGCCGTTTCCCACCCGCCCTACAGTGCGATGTACTGGTCGCCGGCGCAGATGCTGGCGCACGAGACCGTCAACGGCGCAACCAGCCGAACCGGTGACCTGTTCGCCTCGGGCACCATCTCTGGACCCGAGAAGGATCAGCGCGGTGCCTTCATCGAACTCACCTGGGGTGGTAAGGAACCGGTGTCACTCGGCGCGGAGACCCGCACCTTCCTCGAGGACGGCGACGAGGTCGTCATTGCCGCGAGCGCTCCTGGGCCGAACGGTTCGCGCATCGGCTTCGGAGACGTCCGGGGCCGGATCACGCCGGCCTGA
- a CDS encoding homogentisate 1,2-dioxygenase, with the protein MAYYRQLGSVPPKRHTQHRTPEGTLYFEELMGEEGFSSDSSLLYHRHIPSAIVDATVWELPDQSTTPNHPLKPRHLTLHELFPDSVVADTDVVTGRRLVLGNADVRLSYVVASKTSPLYRNSIGDEMVYIESGSTAVETVFGTLQAQQGDYVLIPRSTTHRWIPDGTLRAYAIEANSHIAPPKRFLSKFGQLLENAPYCERDLHGPSEPLLAEGTDVEVLVKHRGSTGIVGTRYVCPQHPFDVVGWDGCLYPYTFNISDYEPITGRVHQPPPAHQAFEGANFVICNFVPRKVDYHPLAIPVPYYHSNVDSDEIMFYVGGDYEARKGSGIGQGSISVHPGGHAHGPQPGAYERSIGAEFFDELAVMVDTFRPLELGEGALACEDTGYAWTWAGRGPNR; encoded by the coding sequence GTGGCCTACTACCGGCAGCTCGGATCGGTGCCGCCGAAGCGGCACACCCAGCATCGAACTCCAGAGGGCACCCTCTACTTCGAGGAACTGATGGGCGAAGAGGGCTTCTCCTCGGACTCGTCTCTCCTCTATCACCGCCACATTCCCTCGGCCATCGTCGATGCCACGGTCTGGGAGCTTCCCGATCAATCGACGACGCCGAACCATCCGCTGAAGCCGCGACACCTGACGTTGCACGAGCTGTTCCCGGACTCCGTCGTCGCCGACACCGACGTCGTCACCGGCCGGCGACTCGTCCTCGGTAACGCCGACGTCAGACTGTCCTATGTCGTCGCGTCGAAAACCTCACCGCTGTATCGCAATTCGATCGGTGACGAGATGGTGTACATCGAATCCGGTTCTACTGCAGTGGAAACGGTATTCGGAACCCTCCAGGCACAGCAGGGTGACTACGTACTCATTCCGCGCTCGACGACGCACCGTTGGATTCCCGACGGCACCCTGCGCGCGTACGCCATCGAGGCCAACAGCCACATCGCGCCACCGAAGCGCTTCCTGTCGAAGTTCGGCCAGCTGCTCGAGAACGCGCCCTACTGCGAGCGCGATCTGCACGGTCCATCCGAGCCCCTGCTCGCGGAGGGAACGGACGTGGAAGTGCTTGTCAAACATCGTGGTTCGACGGGCATCGTCGGAACGCGCTACGTCTGCCCGCAGCATCCGTTCGACGTGGTGGGGTGGGACGGGTGCCTGTACCCGTACACGTTCAACATCTCCGACTACGAACCGATCACCGGACGGGTGCATCAACCACCACCGGCGCACCAGGCGTTCGAGGGGGCCAACTTCGTGATCTGCAATTTCGTTCCGCGGAAGGTCGACTACCACCCGCTGGCGATCCCGGTGCCGTACTACCACTCCAACGTCGACTCGGACGAGATCATGTTCTACGTCGGCGGCGACTACGAAGCCCGTAAGGGCTCGGGGATCGGTCAGGGATCGATCTCGGTGCATCCGGGCGGTCACGCTCACGGACCGCAACCCGGTGCGTACGAACGCAGCATCGGTGCCGAGTTCTTCGACGAACTGGCCGTCATGGTCGATACGTTCCGCCCGCTCGAGCTCGGCGAAGGTGCGCTCGCGTGCGAGGACACCGGCTATGCCTGGACGTGGGCCGGCCGGGGACCGAACCGATGA
- a CDS encoding MarR family winged helix-turn-helix transcriptional regulator, with amino-acid sequence MIKVLIRWFRGYSESVTDSPEPDFWSFIETANSTLARKYGFEHQLATEVLLTLNRASNIVTYDLESTVHRPRGWSWSSFRLMFVTWLAGPIEPKRAAELTGMSRATVSNLSKSLIAGGLLVSTPDESDGRSVRLALTDRGHAEMVETFAEQNERENAWASALTEPEQRILVMLLTKLITNRSQFDVRGRN; translated from the coding sequence ATGATAAAGGTGTTGATCAGATGGTTTCGTGGTTACAGTGAATCCGTGACCGACTCACCCGAGCCCGATTTCTGGTCGTTCATCGAGACCGCCAACAGCACGTTGGCCCGGAAGTACGGATTCGAGCATCAGCTGGCCACAGAGGTTCTACTGACGCTCAACCGGGCGTCGAACATCGTCACGTACGACCTGGAGTCGACGGTTCATCGCCCGCGAGGCTGGTCGTGGTCGTCGTTCCGGCTGATGTTCGTCACGTGGCTGGCGGGTCCGATCGAGCCGAAGCGGGCCGCCGAATTGACCGGTATGAGTCGCGCGACCGTATCGAACCTGTCCAAATCCCTGATCGCGGGCGGTTTGCTCGTCAGCACCCCCGACGAGTCCGACGGGCGTTCGGTTCGCCTGGCCCTCACCGATCGTGGTCACGCAGAGATGGTCGAGACGTTCGCCGAGCAGAACGAGCGGGAGAACGCGTGGGCCAGCGCGCTCACCGAGCCCGAGCAGCGGATTCTGGTGATGTTGTTGACCAAGCTGATCACGAATCGAAGCCAGTTCGACGTCCGCGGACGGAACTGA